The following is a genomic window from Terriglobales bacterium.
CACTTACATCGCCTTCGCGCTTGGGATTTTTCCCTGGATGGCGGTGCTTGGCGTCATTCTGCTGCGGCGGCGCGAACCCGCTGCGGCACGTCCGTATCGCTGCTGGGGATATCCCCTGGCGCCGCTGGTCTACCTTGTCGCCAGCGCGGCGACCATGGTGGTGGCGTTCATGGGCCGGCCCGGGCCGTCGCTGTTCGCGATTGGGACCGGGCTGGTGGGAATTCCCATTTACTACTTCGGATTCAGGCGCCCGCCCACGCAAAAGAGTTAGGGCCGGAAGTCCGTTCTTGCCGCACCCGAAGCGTTGGGATGGGTGCCGACGGGCGAGGGCGCCCGTCGGCACAGCGTGGCGGTTCCAGTCAGTTGCCGGTGCTGGGTGATGGAGCGGCAGGCGCGGCCGGCTTCTGCTTCCTGGTCTTCTTCTGGGTCTTCGGTGCGGCGGTGCTGCTGTCCTGCGCAGGGGCCGAGGCCGCAGCGCCCGCCGGCGCGCCCTGCTGCGGGGCGGCCTGGGACTGGTTCTGCTGCATCTGCCTGGCCGCCTTGTCGAGCGCCTTCAGATACTGGTCGGGATCGATGTGCTTGTTGCGTTCCTCGATCATCTTCTTCATGGTCTCGGGATCGCTGCCGCCGCCCACGGGCATGCGCCCAAACGGCGTGTCGATCTCGTGCGGCTTGTCGCTGTCGGGCAGATAGAGGTACCACTGCCCGTTGATGACCCGCCACTCCTGGGTGAAGTCGGCGTCAATCAGGCCCATGCGCGGCAGCATGAGCGTGCGCATGGTGGTCACCTGGGCCGAGTCTCCCGAGGGCTCGATTTTGACGCTCTCGATCTTGGCGGAGACGAGCGCGTCGTAGCGATCGCGAAAGAACTCCTTGCGCGATGCGGGAGCGACATACTCCACAGCGGCGGGCATGTCCTTCTCGGCCAGCGCCTTGTAGTGGGCATTGACGCGCTCGCGCAGTGAGGCCTCAGAAGGCAGTGCAGGCGAAGCCGCGGTGCTCGCCTCCGCCGTCGGGGCAGGCGGCGTCGCAACTGCCGGAGCAGCGGTGCTTGCCGCAGGCGCAGCAGGCTGCTGCATAGGGGTCGTAACCTGGGCCGCGCAAGCCAGAGCCAGCAGTCCGCTCGCGACGGCGCCGAAAACAGACGTGTTCAACTTCATTCTCTCCATCTCCCAGTGCTGTCCTGAATAGAACGATTGTAGCTGATTTCGTTGCGCGGTGCGGTCAGAGCAATCACCTGAGAAGCGGCGGCGGTTTCAGCTTAATTCGCGAGCCGGCGATGGCGAAGAAAAAGGCGGCGGTTTTCACCGCCGCCCGAAGGCAGTACTTGTAATTCCTGATTACTCAGCCAGGCTCTCAACCACACCGGACAGTGAGCCGTTGCGAGTGCCGCCGCCGATGATCAGCGCGTTGTTGGCGCTGAACACAGCTCCGGTCGCGGCAAACTGCGCCGAGAAGCCGTGCGCATTGTTGAACTGCGTGACCACGATGATGTAGCCATCAAACGTGCCCGCGCCGTTGGGCTTGCCAGCCGCAGCGAGCAGGAAGTTCAGAGCGGTCGCGAACGATCCGCCCGGGGCCAACTGTCCGCTCGCGTTCAACCCGCGGCTGCCCGCGAAGGCGCCGACGCCGGCGCTGGTGCAGGCCGGAGCCACCGGAACGGCCGTGGTGTCGGTGTTCAGACAGAACGGCGTGCCGCCGGTCGGGAAGAAGTAGAACGTCAGGCCGCCCGTTTGCGAGCAGGTCGGGGCCGCGTTGTTGAACGCGCCCGTATCGTTACAGGTGTTCACCACCGAGATGCCGGTGTTGAAGCCACCCACGTTGCTCACGAACGGATACAGCAGGGTCGTACGGACCGCGTTGATGGTAAACCAGTTCCCTGCGTTGAAGATGTTGCGGGTCGTGCCCGCAACGGCTGACGTGGTCGCAATGTAGCGCGGAATCGCCGCAGCGTTCACGTCATCGTTGCCGCCGCCCGAAGCCTCGCCAGGACCGAAGGACGCGTGCAGCGACGCCGTGCCGAAGCCCGAGGGTGAACCGACAACCACGCCAACCGCTGGGGTGGCACCGGTAGCACCGGTAACCGCGGCCGCAGCCGTGGTAACCGTCATCGTGCCCGCGGCCGTGGTGTTGTTGGCAGTCGTGTCATAGATGGCGAAGCAAGCCGCCGGACCAACGCAACTGCCGCCCGAACGGAGGGTAAAGATCAGGCCCGCCGTACCATTGGCCGCCGATGTGGTTAAGGTTGCCGGCCAAGTCACGCTGACGCCGGAAGGAACCGTTGTTCCAGAGTCGAAGATGACGCTGGTTGGCGTCGTGGCGATGTCACCAAACACCGTCGTGCCAGCGGCTACCGCTGTACGGAAAGCGTTCGGAAACAGCGGAGCAACCGCGTTCTCTTCCGAGAACGTGAAGGTCGCCGGAATCGACAGCGTAACACCCGAGCTCTGTGAACCGACACCGGGCACGGTTACGCCCGCACCCGCGTTGATGGTCTTCTGCGCGGTCGCCACGGTGGTGATCACCGGAGCAGGCAGCGCCGTAGCAACGTTCGAGGAGACGGTCGCCGTGATGGTGCCTGTTGCAGCGATCGAGGTTGCGTCCACACGCAGGTTCTTGATGCGGAAGGCAGAGCCAACGCCAGTCGGCGCCAGGATACCTGTCGCCGAGGCCGAAGCCGTACCCGCCTGCTGCACCGTCACGGTGATGACCGTCTGCGGTGTGCCGCCCGGTGCCAAACCTACCGTTGAACTGGCCAGGATCGTCAAGCCCGCGAGACCGGCGTTATCGTACACGTCAAAGTTCGCGTTGCTGGCAGCGCTGATAGACGACGGGTTGGTCAGCGTGACGTTGTAGGTCAGGCGCACAATGTTGTTCAGTGCGAAACAGTTGGTGGTGCCGATTGTGTTGTCGTCATAAACCAGCACGTCCGATACACGCTCGGTACGACCTTCCTGGTTGACGATCGCGCCGCTCGCGGCTGCGTTCGTCGGTGTGATGGGACCTAGACCGGAACCCCCGCTCGGATCGGTGGGTGCAATAGCGGTGACCACCTGCACATGGCAACCTGCAAACGCAGCGGTCGGCACTATTGTCGCGAGGACCCCAGCCAGAAGGAAGATAAACAATCTTTTTCCACTCATTCTGTGCTCTGCTCCTTAAAGCCTTCTATTTTTGATCTGACTTGTTTTGCGGTGGATAGCTCGGATCCCGAAGTTCTTGTCACTCGGCGCTCACGTGTTCCACCAGAACCGTACGACTCGATACCGCAACCACCTCATCGAAGCCACGGCCGAACTTAGGAACTTACAGTGCGTTTGGGGAAAACTGCGCGTTTTTTATCGTTCGTACCTGAAATTGTCAAGCCCTTTTTTCCCAACGTTAACTAACGTTGCACTCCCCCGCGAACGCCGGTACACTGGTGCGAATTCAATCGCTTCCAGCAATTTGTCAGCGCACAAATGACATCTTTTCGACGCCATCTGGCCGCCCTTGTGCTCCTGCTCGCCGCCGGCATTGCTGCTTACTCGCCCGCCCTGGGCAACGGCTTTGTGTGGGACGACAACTTCCAGATCGGACACAACCCATTCGTCCACGGCGCCGGCTCCTGGAGCCGGCTTTTGAGCAGCGACGTGTGGGGATACATGCGCGGCGGCGAGCATTCGCTCAGCAACTATTACCGGCCAATGCAGATGCTGACGTATCGCGTCACGGCGATGACGGCCGGGCTCGATCCGCGGGGCTTCCACGCCGCCAGCCTGATATTCAATTTCCTCGCCACCATAGCGGCTTACGCGCTGTTTTTGCGGCTCACCAGGCGCTGGGGAATTGCGCTTGCGGCGGCGCTGATTTTCGCCGTCCACCCGATGCACAGCGAGGCGGTAACCTGGGTCTCAGCACTCACCGAGCTGGGCTGCGCGCTGTTCTACTTTTTGGCCTTCCGTCTCTTCGTGCGCGCGTACCCGCCGGCGCGGCCTGAAACTGGGGCCGATTCGTCCCACAAGACCGCTCCCGAGCCGGCGCCGCAGGGTCGGATTTGGTCACTGGCTGGCGCTGGATTGGCCTACCTGGCCGCCCTCCTGTTCAAGGAGATGGCGCTGACTTTTCCTTTAGTTCTCGTAGCTTGGGTGCTGTTTACTGATCAGTTAAACCCGTGGAAGCGTGCATTACTGAGGTCGGCGCCCTTCTGGTTACTTACCGCCGCCTACATCGTGGCGCGCGTGTGGGTGCTGGGATACTTCTCGCGGGTGCAGCACGCCTTCACGCTTTCGCCGCTGCAGTACGTGCTGAGCGCGGCCGAACTCGTGGGACAGTACTGGCTCCGGCTGCTGGTTCCCGTCGGCTTCAATGCGTTTCACATCTTCCATCCGGCGCAGAAGCTGCTCGAGCCGCGCGCCATCGCCGCGCTCCTGTTCCTGCTGATTGGCGGCGCCGCGATCCTATTCGCGCGACGGCGCGCACCGCTCGCCGCGTTTGCCGCGGCGTGGGTCTTCATCACGCTCGTGCCGGTGCTGAACCTGCGCGGTGTGGGCGAGAACGTCTTCGCCGAGCGCTACCTCTACATTCCGTCGCTCGGCTTCGCGCTGCTGGTGACGTGGGCGGGGGCGGCGCTGATCGAGCGGCTGCCGCGCCAGGCCGCGCGCGTCACAGCGATCGTGCTGGTGGCGGGCATTTCTCTGGGCGGCATCGCGCAGACGCGCCGCCGCGTCCCTGACTGGAAAGACGACTACACGCTGTACGCTCGCACCGTGGAAGCGTCGCCTGATTCCCCGCTCATGCGTGCCTCGCTGGCGAACGTGCTGCGCGACCGCGGCATGCTCGACGCCGCCGAGCGCGAATACAACACGGCCATCGAGGTCGCGCAGGCGCAGTCGCCGCCCGACAATTACCAGACCGCCAACGCGCTCGTGGGCCTGGCCGGCATCGCCCATCGCCGCGGACAACTGCAGCAAGCTCTCGACTACGTCA
Proteins encoded in this region:
- a CDS encoding nuclear transport factor 2 family protein — protein: MKLNTSVFGAVASGLLALACAAQVTTPMQQPAAPAASTAAPAVATPPAPTAEASTAASPALPSEASLRERVNAHYKALAEKDMPAAVEYVAPASRKEFFRDRYDALVSAKIESVKIEPSGDSAQVTTMRTLMLPRMGLIDADFTQEWRVINGQWYLYLPDSDKPHEIDTPFGRMPVGGGSDPETMKKMIEERNKHIDPDQYLKALDKAARQMQQNQSQAAPQQGAPAGAAASAPAQDSSTAAPKTQKKTRKQKPAAPAAPSPSTGN
- a CDS encoding tetratricopeptide repeat protein, producing the protein MLLLAAGIAAYSPALGNGFVWDDNFQIGHNPFVHGAGSWSRLLSSDVWGYMRGGEHSLSNYYRPMQMLTYRVTAMTAGLDPRGFHAASLIFNFLATIAAYALFLRLTRRWGIALAAALIFAVHPMHSEAVTWVSALTELGCALFYFLAFRLFVRAYPPARPETGADSSHKTAPEPAPQGRIWSLAGAGLAYLAALLFKEMALTFPLVLVAWVLFTDQLNPWKRALLRSAPFWLLTAAYIVARVWVLGYFSRVQHAFTLSPLQYVLSAAELVGQYWLRLLVPVGFNAFHIFHPAQKLLEPRAIAALLFLLIGGAAILFARRRAPLAAFAAAWVFITLVPVLNLRGVGENVFAERYLYIPSLGFALLVTWAGAALIERLPRQAARVTAIVLVAGISLGGIAQTRRRVPDWKDDYTLYARTVEASPDSPLMRASLANVLRDRGMLDAAEREYNTAIEVAQAQSPPDNYQTANALVGLAGIAHRRGQLQQALDYVNRALAISKDLPGAHVALGLILLESGRTAEARDVLLEAHKFFPYDEVVINGLGVIALTEHKYDEAIGYFQQTTQIVPNFADGFNNLGMAYRAAGRVQEAIPVFQRAVALAAENGGYHHNLALALAQAGRMNDALPSFQRAAELAPQNAVMHTDLGVALARLGRYPEARAELERALQITPSYAPAVANLNLLKQVEAQQARR